A region from the Aphis gossypii isolate Hap1 chromosome 1, ASM2018417v2, whole genome shotgun sequence genome encodes:
- the LOC114130113 gene encoding acidic leucine-rich nuclear phosphoprotein 32 family member A-like, with translation MEKRIELEKRGRHPSEIDQLILDDCRSTSIIGLTDAYVRLRNLSIINVGLTSLKGFPSLPSLVFLDISENRISNGLQTLSGCIKLKSLNLSQNKLKDIESIDPLKSLPRLRYLDLSNNEVTKEEGYKEYVSEYFSKTIKCLDGDIYLNGKYDSDSGSDLNGEDGSESEAEEEGEGDDDDDDDDEDDDDEDDGDDDDDDDDDADAEKGNACSDESSDQESDNEGLKLEDLLKDHIDEESEGNDYVLDEEDGVDQESTDDSDDDAGEGDDTTADDSQDTRGKKRKLDE, from the exons atAGATCAATTAATTTTGGATGATTGTCGTAGCACTTCAATAATTGGACTTACAGATGCATATGTTCGTTTGCGGAATCTTAGTATAATCAATGTTGGTTTAACGAGCTTAAAAGGTTTTCCATCATTGCCTTCACTCGTATTT ttggaTATCAGTGAAAATCGAATTTCTAATGGTCTTCAAACCCTCAGTGGTTGTATTAAACTCAAATCATTGAATCTCAgccaaaataaattgaaagatATTGAATCAATTGATCCATTg aaatctcTACCACGTCTTAGGTATTTGGATTTATCTAATAATGAAGTAACCAAAGAAGAAGGGTATAAAGAATATGTATCAGAGTATTTTTCCAAGactattaaatgtttagatGG agATATCTATCTCAATGGCAAATATGACTCTGACAGTGGCAGTGACTTGAATGGAGAAGATGGTTCAGAATCTGAag ctGAAGAAGAAGGTGAaggtgatgatgatgatgatgacgatgacgaagatgatgatgatgaagaCGATGGTGATGATGACGACGATGATGACGATGATGCTGATGCTGAAAAAGGAAATGCTTGTAGTGATGAATCATCTGACCAAGAATCTGATAATGAAGGCTTAAAGTTGGAAGACTTGTTAAAAGACCATATTGATGAAGAAAGCGAAGGAAATGATTATGTATTAGATGAGGAAGATGGTGTAGATCAAGAATCTACTGATGATAGTGATGATGATGCAGGAGAAGGTGATGATACTACTGCTGATG ATTCACAAGATACTAGAGGGAAAAAAAGGAAACTTGATGAATAa
- the LOC114130161 gene encoding hydroxyacyl-coenzyme A dehydrogenase, mitochondrial-like: MSCLNVISRNFSTSVARAAIKNITVVGGGLMGSGIAQVSAQTGHNVTIVELNQDVLDKTHKSIQQNLQRFAKKAYKEKPQEGENFVSETLSRISTSTKIVDVVQDSDLVLEAIVENLSVKHKLFKSIDDVAPAKTIFASNTSSLSITEIAAVCKRKDKFAGLHFFNPVPVMKLLEVIRTPETSDETYETLMAWAKTIGKTAITCKDTPGFVVNRLLVPLLAESVRMLERGDASARDIDIAMKLGAGHPMGPIELADYVGHDTTNSIINGWHEKFPENPLFNPLPTLQKLVDEKKLGVKTGEGFYTIRNNILIY; this comes from the coding sequence atgtcgtGTCTTAATGTTATTTCTcgtaatttttcaacttctGTGGCCCGTGcagctattaaaaatatcactgtTGTCGGAGGTGGTTTAATGGGTTCAGGTATTGCCCAAGTATCGGCCCAAACTGGTCACAATGTAACAATTGTCGAGCTCAATCAGGATGTTTTAGACAAAACTCATAAGAGCATTCAACAGAATTTACAGAGATTTGCTAAAAAGGCTTACAAGGAAAAACCTCAAGAAGGTGAGAATTTTGTTTCAGAAACTTTATCAAGAATTAGTACTTCTACAAAAATAGTTGATGTAGTACAAGATTCAGATTTGGTGTTGGAAGCCATTGTTGAAAACTTGTCTGTCAAACACAAACTTTTCAAGTCCATAGATGACGTTGCACCAGCAAAGACTATATTTGCTTCCAATACGTCATCATTGTCTATCACTGAAATTGCAGCTGTTTGTAAGAGGAAAGACAAATTTGCaggattacattttttcaaccCTGTACCGGTGATGAAATTATTAGAAGTTATCAGAACTCCGGAAACATCTGATGAAACTTATGAAACATTAATGGCTTGGGCAAAAACTATTGGTAAAACAGCTATTACTTGCAAGGACACTCCTGGATTCGTAGTTAATAGACTTCTAGTTCCATTGTTGGCTGAATCGGTTAGAATGTTGGAGAGAGGCGATGCTTCTGCTAGGGATATTGACATTGCAATGAAATTAGGCGCAGGACACCCAATGGGACCTATTGAGTTGGCAGATTATGTTGGACATGATACtactaattcaattataaatggaTGGCATGAAAAATTCCCAGAAAATCCATTGTTCAATCCATTACCAACTTTACAGAAATtagttgatgaaaaaaaattgggtgTCAAGACTGGTGAAGGATTTTACACTATAAGAAATaacattcttatttattaa
- the LOC126549032 gene encoding facilitated trehalose transporter Tret1-like codes for MTFENLHPEVGALSSSTYLFVKWFLGIVSTFIPSLEPVKNPLLALSAPPKNDDTTAAGGSALPAIRQEGKKFRQYATALSATVGPFAVGTVLAWMSPAMPMLLSPTSKIKVTPNQGSWVGSLIAIGAIFGSIPAGKCADMFGRKPVILCLTIPFITSWTIIYFATDVWMLYVARLIAGSCLGGITATVPMYIGEIAESSIRGELCSYVQLNVTLGILYVYAIGPFVNYYSLAIMCGILPLIWFMLVLLVIPESPMYLLKRGRKEDAEKALVWLRGKDYDIASEMETLQLHIEESKKHTGKFKDMISSRATIRAAITVLGLLNFLSCSGINVLIFYAQSIFETSNCSVSPKLCSVIIGVLQVIFTFASSQLVDRAGRRVLLLISDSVMAVCLGTLAYYFWLQEHGVDVSSFNLIPLISLGVYISTFALGFGPIPGVMIGELFSPEFKGLAIGIVCVLASLIEFCVVKTYQTLLNYCDHGITFAIFAGFCVLGTTFVWFLVPETKNKSLQEIQDELSGKKKPKAGQSQNATRSQPASA; via the exons ATgacttttgaaaatttacatCCAGAAGTAGGGGCATTGTCGTCATCAACATATTTGTTCGTTAAATGGTTCTTAGGAATCGTTTCTACATTCATTCCAAGCCTCGAACCCGTTAAAAACCCGCTCCTAGCTTTATCGGCACCTCCTAAAAATGATGATACAACCGCTGCAGG GGGTTCAGCACTACCGGCCATCAGACAGGAGGGTAAAAAGTTTAGACAATACGCAACCGCGCTGTCCG CAACGGTCGGACCGTTCGCAGTTGGCACGGTGTTGGCATGGATGTCGCCTGCTATGCCAATGCTTTTGTCTCCGACTTCGAAGATCAAAGTAACACCTAATCAAGGGTCATGGGTGGGTTCTTTGATCGCTATCGGTGCCATTTTCGGGTCTATACCGGCTGGCAAATGCGCTGACATGTTCGGTCGAAAACCCGTCATCCTCTGTCTCACCATCCCATTCATCACTAGCTggacaataatatactttgcgACCGACGTTTGGATGCTATACGTGGCACGTCTGATCGCCGGATCCTGCCTCGGTGGAATCACCGCCACCGTCCCGATGTACATCGGGGAGATAGCTGAAAGCTCTATCAGAG GTGAATTGTGCTCGTACGTGCAGTTAAATGTCACATTGGGCATATTGTACGTTTACGCTATCGGGCCGTTTGTAAATTACTATTCACTGGCCATCATGTGCGGTATACTACCGTTGATTTGGTTCATGTTGGTTCTATTGGTGATACCGGAATCGCCTATGTACCTATTGAAACGTGGCAGGAAGGAAGATGCAGAAAAAGCGTTGGTATGGTTGCGCGGGAAAGACTACGACATTGCCAGCGAAATGGAGACGCTGCAATTGCACATCGAGGAGTCGAAGAAGCACACTGGCAAGTTCAAGGATATGATATCATCCAGAGCCACAATCCGCGCAGCAATCACCGTCTTGGGACTACTCAACTTCTTGTCGTGTTCGGGCATAAACGTGCTAATATTCTACGCACAGTCCATTTTTGAGACCAGCAACTGCAGTGTGTCTCCGAAACTCTGCTCCGTCATCATCGGAGTCCTTCAA GTCATATTCACTTTCGCTTCTTCACAACTGGTGGACAGGGCCGGTCGGCGAGTACTTTTGCTGATATCCGACTCCGTCATGGCCGTATGTCTCGGCACTCTGGCCTACTATTTCTGGCTTCAGGAACACGGCGTGGACGTGTCCTCGTTCAATCTGATACCGCTTATCAGTTTGGGAGTGTACATTAGTACTTTCGCACTGGGATTCGGTCCCATCCCGGGCGTTATGATCGGCGAGTTGTTCAGTCCGGAATTCAAGGGTTTGGCGATCGGCATCGTGTGCGTGCTCGCTTCGCTGATCGAGTTTTGCGTCGTCAAGACGTACCAGACACTGTTGAATTACTGCGATCACGGCATCACGTTCGCCATATTCGCCGGGTTTTGCGTTCTAGGCACCACGTTCGTGTGGTTCCTGGTGCCGGAAACGAAAAACAAGTCTCTTCAGGAAATCCAGGACGAGCTCTCCGGCAAGAAAAAGCCGAAAGCAGGCCAGTCGCAAAACGCAACAAGATCGCAGCCCGCCAGTGCATGA